One Halovivax ruber XH-70 genomic region harbors:
- the rpmD gene encoding 50S ribosomal protein L30: MKALVQLRGEVDRSDAVDDTLMMLNIPEVNHATLVPERDTYRGMITKVHDYVAYGEPSTDVLATVLSKRAEPLEGRQSDVDEAWVADNTAYGDFDGLAEALLEEETTLREEGLSPTLRLHPPRGGHDGIKKPTGDGGQLGKHTTEQINDLLESMR; encoded by the coding sequence ATGAAGGCACTCGTCCAGCTTCGCGGCGAGGTCGACCGCTCGGACGCGGTCGACGACACGCTGATGATGCTCAACATCCCCGAGGTCAACCACGCGACGCTCGTCCCCGAACGGGACACTTACCGCGGGATGATCACGAAGGTCCACGACTACGTCGCGTACGGTGAACCCAGCACGGACGTGCTCGCGACGGTGCTCTCGAAGCGGGCCGAGCCGCTCGAAGGCCGCCAGTCCGACGTCGACGAAGCGTGGGTCGCCGACAACACGGCCTACGGCGACTTCGATGGGCTCGCCGAGGCACTACTCGAAGAGGAAACGACACTTCGCGAGGAAGGACTCTCCCCGACGCTTCGCCTGCACCCGCCACGCGGTGGGCACGACGGTATCAAGAAGCCGACGGGCGACGGTGGCCAACTCGGAAAGCATACAACGGAGCAGATTAACGACCTGCTAGAATCGATGCGCTAA
- a CDS encoding cytochrome C oxidase subunit IV family protein, producing MSSIRTYTIIYILLLALATAKVGFEMLPLGTGMFVGVIVVLASIKIVLIAGWFQHLVEEPRSITYMMLTSLFMVLLLVAAAGYSIQGA from the coding sequence ATGAGTAGCATCAGGACCTACACGATCATTTACATACTGTTGCTCGCGTTAGCAACGGCGAAGGTCGGATTCGAAATGCTCCCCCTCGGCACGGGCATGTTCGTCGGTGTCATCGTCGTCCTCGCGTCGATCAAAATCGTCCTCATCGCCGGCTGGTTCCAGCACCTCGTCGAGGAGCCGCGATCGATCACGTACATGATGTTGACGTCGCTCTTCATGGTGCTCCTGCTCGTCGCCGCGGCAGGGTACTCGATTCAGGGCGCGTAA
- a CDS encoding 50S ribosomal protein L19e: protein MTDLSAQKRLAADVLDVGKNRIWFDPDAQGEISQAITREEIRELVDDGTIRAEDARGNSRGRARERNAKRAYGHQKGPGKRRGKAGARQDSKEQWRNQIRAQRRKLRELRDSDELTPTEYRELYRKAGGGEFRSVRYMLTFIENEYGDE, encoded by the coding sequence ATGACGGACCTGAGTGCACAGAAGCGACTCGCAGCAGACGTCCTCGACGTCGGCAAGAATCGTATCTGGTTCGATCCGGACGCCCAGGGAGAGATCTCCCAGGCGATCACGCGCGAGGAGATCCGCGAACTCGTCGACGACGGCACGATCCGTGCCGAGGACGCCCGCGGTAACTCCCGCGGTCGAGCCCGCGAACGGAACGCGAAGCGAGCATACGGCCACCAGAAGGGGCCGGGCAAGCGACGCGGGAAGGCGGGTGCCCGTCAGGATAGCAAGGAACAGTGGCGAAATCAGATTCGGGCTCAGCGACGGAAACTGCGCGAACTGCGTGACTCGGACGAGCTTACGCCGACCGAGTACCGCGAACTCTACCGCAAAGCTGGCGGTGGCGAGTTCCGCAGCGTCCGGTACATGCTGACCTTCATCGAGAACGAATACGGTGACGAATAA
- a CDS encoding 30S ribosomal protein S5, with translation MSNRQDGGWEPVTRLGRKVQEGEIDTMSAALDSGLPLKEPELVDQLLPGLDDEVLDINMVQRMTDSGRRVKFRCVVTVGDRNGFVGYAEGRDDQVGSAIQKAIEIAKLNIIEVPRGSGSWEDRSDRPHSLTHRTSGKAGSVEVDVIPAPEGLGLAASDTVRAVLELAGIENAWTQSHGNTRTTVNLAKATFNALENASQSRMPARTQADEDAEVVER, from the coding sequence ATGAGTAACCGACAGGACGGCGGGTGGGAACCCGTCACACGACTAGGGCGAAAGGTACAGGAGGGCGAGATCGACACGATGTCGGCCGCACTCGACTCCGGGCTTCCGCTGAAGGAGCCGGAGCTCGTCGACCAGCTCCTGCCGGGGCTGGACGACGAGGTACTCGACATCAACATGGTCCAGCGGATGACCGACTCCGGACGACGCGTGAAGTTCCGCTGTGTCGTCACCGTCGGTGACCGAAACGGCTTCGTCGGCTACGCCGAGGGGCGAGACGACCAGGTCGGATCGGCCATCCAGAAGGCTATCGAGATCGCGAAACTGAACATCATCGAGGTTCCCCGCGGCTCCGGGTCGTGGGAGGACCGATCGGACCGGCCACACTCGCTGACCCACCGAACCAGCGGGAAGGCCGGCTCGGTCGAGGTCGACGTCATCCCGGCACCCGAGGGGCTTGGACTGGCCGCGAGCGACACCGTTCGCGCCGTCCTCGAACTCGCGGGTATCGAGAACGCCTGGACACAGAGCCACGGCAACACTCGGACGACGGTCAACCTCGCGAAAGCGACGTTCAACGCGCTCGAGAACGCCTCGCAGTCCCGCATGCCGGCTCGGACGCAGGCTGACGAGGACGCCGAGGTGGTCGAGCGATGA
- the secY gene encoding preprotein translocase subunit SecY, which produces MGWKEAAEPVLARMPTVRRPEGHVPFKRKLMWTGAILVLYFFLTNIAILGTSGGGEDLFGEFRAILAGQQGSILQVGIGPIVTASIVLQLLGGANLLGLDTDDPRDQVLYQGLQKLLVVVMTALTAAPLVLAGGGFLVPAQQLELGSLTFGPTGVKLIMFAQIFVGGILILYMDEVVSKWGVGSGVGLFIIAGVSQMLIGGFFALERGAGFFYNWFLILTGDVQIDSIIGGNGLYQLLVSEGQIIALMTTLLIFLIVVYTESVRVEIPLSHSRVKGARGRFPVKLIYASVLPMILVRAVQANIQFMGQILNQQWSEMPKFLGTYSGGEPASGFFYYTAPIYRPDDWMWWAGVTQETWQVLLRIGVDLTFMVIGGAIFAIFWVETTDMGPESTAKQIQNSGMQIPGFRQNVGVVEKVMERYIPQVTVIGGALVGLLAVWANMLGTIGGVTGTGLLLAVSITYKLYEEIAEEQMMEMHPMMRQMFGSE; this is translated from the coding sequence ATGGGCTGGAAGGAAGCCGCAGAACCCGTACTCGCGCGGATGCCCACGGTCCGCAGACCGGAGGGACACGTTCCCTTCAAGCGAAAACTCATGTGGACCGGGGCGATCCTGGTACTGTACTTCTTCCTGACGAACATCGCCATCTTGGGGACGTCAGGGGGAGGTGAGGACCTCTTTGGGGAGTTCCGGGCGATTCTGGCTGGTCAGCAGGGCTCCATCCTGCAGGTCGGGATCGGTCCGATCGTCACGGCGAGCATCGTCTTACAGTTGCTCGGTGGGGCGAACCTGCTCGGGCTTGACACTGACGATCCACGGGATCAGGTCCTCTATCAGGGACTGCAGAAGCTGCTCGTGGTCGTGATGACGGCACTAACCGCCGCGCCGCTGGTGCTGGCGGGAGGCGGCTTCCTGGTACCCGCCCAGCAGCTAGAACTGGGAAGTCTCACCTTCGGTCCGACGGGCGTGAAACTGATCATGTTCGCCCAGATCTTCGTCGGGGGGATCCTCATCCTCTACATGGACGAGGTCGTGAGCAAGTGGGGCGTCGGCAGCGGTGTCGGCCTCTTCATCATCGCCGGCGTGAGCCAGATGCTCATTGGGGGCTTCTTCGCCCTGGAACGAGGAGCCGGGTTCTTCTACAACTGGTTCCTCATCTTGACTGGCGACGTCCAGATCGACTCCATTATCGGCGGGAACGGGCTCTACCAGTTGCTCGTCTCGGAGGGCCAGATCATCGCGCTGATGACGACGCTCTTGATCTTCCTGATCGTCGTCTACACGGAGTCGGTTCGCGTGGAGATTCCGCTCAGCCACTCGCGCGTGAAGGGTGCCCGGGGACGGTTCCCGGTCAAACTCATCTACGCGAGCGTCCTGCCGATGATCCTCGTTCGCGCTGTCCAGGCGAACATACAGTTCATGGGCCAAATCCTGAATCAACAGTGGAGCGAGATGCCAAAGTTCCTCGGCACCTACTCCGGCGGGGAACCGGCGAGCGGGTTCTTCTACTATACGGCGCCGATCTACCGGCCTGATGACTGGATGTGGTGGGCCGGTGTCACCCAGGAGACGTGGCAGGTACTCCTGCGGATCGGCGTCGACCTCACGTTCATGGTGATCGGCGGTGCCATCTTCGCCATCTTCTGGGTCGAGACGACCGACATGGGGCCGGAGTCGACGGCCAAACAGATCCAGAATTCCGGGATGCAGATTCCCGGCTTCCGCCAGAACGTCGGCGTCGTCGAGAAGGTCATGGAGCGGTACATTCCGCAGGTGACCGTCATCGGCGGTGCGCTCGTCGGCCTCCTGGCCGTCTGGGCGAACATGCTCGGGACCATCGGCGGCGTCACCGGGACTGGCCTGCTGCTGGCCGTCTCCATCACCTACAAGCTTTACGAGGAGATCGCCGAAGAGCAGATGATGGAGATGCACCCGATGATGCGCCAGATGTTCGGCTCCGAGTAA
- a CDS encoding 50S ribosomal protein L18, whose translation MATGPRYKVPMRRRREVRTDYHQRLRLLKSGKPRLVARTSNAHVRAQLITPGPQGDETHASAHSGDLAEFGWEAPTSNLPAAYLTGLLAGTRAVEAGVEEAVLDLGLHTATPGNKVFAVQEGAIDAGLEIPHNDSVLADWSRTRGEHIAEYAESLDEPLYSGDFDAADLPEHFDTVREEISNE comes from the coding sequence ATGGCAACAGGACCACGATATAAGGTACCGATGCGACGTCGCCGGGAGGTCCGGACGGACTACCATCAGAGGTTGCGCCTGCTGAAATCGGGCAAGCCGCGCCTCGTCGCGCGGACGTCCAACGCGCACGTCAGGGCGCAGCTGATCACTCCCGGCCCCCAGGGCGACGAAACACATGCAAGCGCACACTCGGGTGACTTAGCCGAGTTCGGCTGGGAAGCACCCACGAGTAACCTGCCTGCGGCGTATCTGACCGGCCTCCTGGCCGGCACGCGAGCGGTCGAGGCCGGTGTCGAGGAAGCGGTTCTCGATCTGGGTCTCCACACGGCGACGCCGGGCAACAAGGTGTTCGCGGTTCAGGAGGGTGCGATCGACGCGGGGCTCGAGATCCCGCACAACGACAGCGTCCTCGCCGACTGGTCGCGCACGCGCGGCGAACACATCGCCGAGTACGCCGAGTCGCTCGACGAACCGCTGTACAGCGGTGACTTCGATGCGGCCGACCTCCCCGAGCACTTCGATACGGTACGAGAGGAGATCAGCAATGAGTAA
- a CDS encoding 30S ribosomal protein S8 has product MTGNDPLSNALSGIDNAESVGHLSHEVRPASNVIGQVLEVFYDRGYVDGFEFVDDGKGGQFEVELNGAINECGPVKPRYSAGADEFEKWEKRFLPARDFGALVVTTSEGIMSHYEARERAIGGQVIAYVY; this is encoded by the coding sequence ATGACAGGTAACGACCCACTCAGCAACGCGCTCTCGGGCATCGACAACGCAGAGAGCGTGGGCCATCTGAGCCACGAGGTACGGCCCGCCTCGAACGTGATCGGACAGGTACTCGAGGTCTTCTACGACCGCGGGTACGTCGACGGCTTCGAGTTCGTCGACGACGGCAAAGGCGGTCAGTTCGAGGTTGAATTGAACGGAGCGATCAACGAGTGCGGCCCCGTCAAGCCACGCTACAGTGCCGGCGCCGACGAGTTCGAGAAGTGGGAGAAGCGATTCCTCCCCGCTCGGGACTTCGGTGCGCTCGTCGTCACGACGAGCGAGGGCATCATGAGCCACTACGAGGCTCGTGAGCGGGCCATTGGGGGTCAGGTGATCGCGTACGTCTACTAG
- a CDS encoding uL15m family ribosomal protein, with the protein MTSKKKRQRGSRTHSGGTHKNRRGAGHRGGRGRAGRSKHEFHNYEPKHKHGFKRPQDAQPTVEEVDVRTLDEDLPLLVADGVAEETDDGYAIDARDVADDGDDVDLVKVLGSGQVHDALSVTADAFTDGAREKLEAAGGAAVLTERGEARAAETDDEETED; encoded by the coding sequence ATGACGAGTAAGAAAAAGCGCCAGCGCGGATCGCGAACCCACAGCGGCGGGACGCACAAGAACCGCCGTGGAGCCGGCCATCGAGGCGGCCGCGGCCGCGCCGGGCGGAGCAAACACGAGTTCCACAACTACGAACCGAAGCACAAACACGGCTTCAAGCGCCCGCAGGACGCGCAGCCGACGGTCGAAGAGGTAGACGTCCGTACGCTGGACGAGGACCTCCCGCTGCTCGTCGCCGACGGTGTGGCCGAGGAGACCGACGACGGGTACGCGATCGATGCCCGCGACGTCGCCGACGACGGAGACGACGTCGACCTCGTGAAGGTTCTCGGCTCCGGTCAGGTCCACGACGCGCTCTCCGTGACCGCCGACGCGTTCACCGACGGTGCACGTGAAAAACTCGAAGCCGCTGGTGGCGCCGCCGTCCTTACCGAGCGTGGCGAGGCGCGAGCCGCCGAAACCGACGACGAGGAGACAGAGGACTAA
- a CDS encoding high-potential iron-sulfur protein — translation MDSGRTTRRRILMLAAGGSLALSAGCINTPTSEPIAVEEPNDCLEQLDDSVPEEEATALSIDGLERQSEENLASKTEAGYACGPQEGMLCGNCTFYIDDKSGDGIGACAVVAGEVRSVDWCGLWQPREKYGGTGSG, via the coding sequence ATGGATTCAGGGAGGACGACTCGCCGACGGATACTCATGCTCGCTGCCGGTGGCTCGTTGGCGCTCTCGGCCGGGTGCATCAACACACCCACGAGCGAGCCGATTGCCGTCGAGGAACCCAACGACTGCCTCGAACAACTCGACGACAGCGTCCCCGAGGAAGAGGCGACGGCGCTGAGTATCGATGGCCTCGAACGACAATCCGAAGAGAACCTCGCGTCGAAGACAGAGGCTGGTTACGCGTGCGGTCCGCAGGAAGGGATGCTCTGTGGGAACTGCACGTTCTATATCGACGATAAATCGGGTGACGGGATCGGTGCATGTGCCGTCGTCGCCGGCGAGGTCCGGTCCGTCGACTGGTGCGGGCTCTGGCAACCGAGAGAGAAGTACGGCGGCACCGGATCTGGATGA
- a CDS encoding cbb3-type cytochrome c oxidase subunit I, whose translation MSELPPRRSLKRWLVTTNHKDVGVMYLVTAMFFLLLGGLFALVFRAHLWESGGTGLLSGAEFNQSVTSHGLIMVFWFLSPFATGFANYVVPLQIGADDLAFPRLNALSYWFYLFSGILFMLAFFQGGSFGGGWTMYAPLNVPTYTLAMEATAGSNMTIIALMMFVMSISFGTVNFMTTIHRMRAEGLGLWNMPLFTWSWLLTVWMMLFAFAALLAALLLLSIDRIFLTQYFATAEGSSLLWGHLFWFFGHPEVYIVFFPALGLMFETFQTFTGRRLVGRKWVIIAMVLVAVQSFLVWMHHMFLTTINLEIKTLYMATTIGISLPFDLMVFALIYTMVKGRVRFTTPFLFNLGALVLFILGGITGVFLGAVVLDYEFRGTYWVVAHFHYVMVSGVTALVGGLYYWWPKITGKMYHEFAGKLHFAAYFIGFNLLYFPMFLTWETPRRVFHYQAGDLIWHQLTTVGAYFFGFSFLIMFVNFAWSLLYGPKAPDNPWKFSRTAEWAIPSPPPLDNWPGRPTYRSGTLEFVDDSTETATDGGEADDPAVATDGGTTVDDTEPDDDDDPTIMTDGGTVIDDEATDGVTEPVATDGGAVTDATMEADRTDDAASTHEEAHVDHASIWPFMLGLSTFIMFVGLSGMTSVVIELLGDQLANNLNEAAISDPAASTDLIVGSGEMRWGYITAFVGGLGLLLYSLFKLGTEQFEAPTMNVAERWPFEGIDTTKFGVWVFLASDVIVFGAAIGAYVFMRLWSGWGTFHTIPNYTWPGLLNTYVLLTSSFTVILALVMAERSNKKGVLATLGATIILGIGFLGIKGWEWAGKFADGDYWFSGLEYSMYYVTTGLHALHVIMGLLIGIFMLYRVYTIDAYLGDNRHLEYFGLYWHFVDIVWVILFPLFYLM comes from the coding sequence ATGAGTGAGCTTCCACCACGACGCTCGCTGAAGCGGTGGCTGGTGACGACCAACCACAAGGACGTCGGGGTTATGTATCTCGTCACCGCAATGTTCTTCCTGCTGCTCGGCGGGCTCTTCGCCCTGGTCTTCCGCGCACACCTCTGGGAGTCCGGTGGAACCGGACTGCTGAGCGGGGCCGAGTTCAACCAGTCGGTAACCTCACACGGACTCATCATGGTCTTCTGGTTCCTCTCGCCGTTCGCGACCGGGTTTGCGAACTACGTCGTCCCGCTACAGATCGGTGCCGACGACCTCGCGTTCCCACGACTGAACGCCCTGAGTTACTGGTTCTACCTGTTCTCGGGCATCCTCTTCATGCTCGCGTTCTTCCAGGGTGGCTCGTTCGGCGGCGGGTGGACGATGTACGCACCGCTCAACGTGCCAACGTACACGCTCGCGATGGAAGCGACGGCAGGTTCGAACATGACGATCATCGCGCTGATGATGTTCGTCATGTCGATCAGCTTCGGGACGGTGAACTTCATGACCACCATCCATCGCATGCGGGCTGAGGGACTCGGCCTCTGGAACATGCCGTTGTTCACCTGGTCGTGGCTCCTCACCGTCTGGATGATGCTCTTCGCGTTCGCGGCGCTCCTCGCAGCGCTGTTGCTTCTCTCGATCGACCGCATCTTCCTGACGCAGTACTTCGCGACCGCAGAAGGGTCGTCCCTGTTGTGGGGCCACCTCTTCTGGTTCTTCGGCCACCCAGAGGTCTACATCGTCTTCTTCCCCGCACTGGGACTCATGTTCGAGACGTTCCAGACCTTCACGGGTCGACGCCTCGTCGGCCGCAAGTGGGTCATCATCGCGATGGTCCTCGTTGCCGTCCAGTCCTTCCTGGTCTGGATGCACCACATGTTCCTCACGACGATCAACCTGGAGATCAAGACGCTCTACATGGCGACGACCATCGGGATCTCGTTACCGTTCGACCTGATGGTCTTCGCACTGATCTACACGATGGTCAAGGGGCGCGTCCGCTTCACGACGCCGTTCCTCTTCAATCTCGGAGCCCTCGTCCTGTTCATCCTGGGCGGGATCACCGGGGTCTTCCTGGGCGCCGTCGTGCTCGACTACGAGTTCCGCGGCACCTACTGGGTCGTGGCCCACTTCCACTACGTGATGGTCTCCGGTGTCACTGCCCTCGTCGGCGGGCTGTACTACTGGTGGCCGAAGATCACGGGGAAGATGTACCACGAGTTCGCCGGGAAGCTTCACTTCGCCGCCTACTTCATCGGGTTCAACCTGCTTTACTTCCCGATGTTCCTCACCTGGGAGACACCCCGACGCGTCTTCCACTACCAGGCTGGCGACCTGATCTGGCATCAGCTCACGACCGTGGGAGCGTACTTCTTCGGATTCTCGTTCCTGATCATGTTCGTGAACTTCGCCTGGAGCCTGCTCTACGGGCCAAAAGCACCCGACAACCCGTGGAAATTCTCCCGCACGGCCGAGTGGGCGATTCCATCGCCGCCACCGCTCGACAACTGGCCGGGTCGACCGACCTACCGATCCGGCACACTCGAGTTCGTCGACGATTCGACCGAGACCGCCACTGACGGCGGCGAGGCGGACGACCCAGCAGTTGCGACGGACGGCGGAACGACAGTGGACGATACGGAACCCGACGACGATGACGATCCGACCATCATGACGGACGGCGGCACAGTCATCGACGACGAAGCCACTGACGGTGTGACCGAACCGGTCGCAACTGACGGGGGCGCCGTCACCGACGCGACGATGGAGGCCGACAGGACCGACGACGCGGCGAGTACGCACGAAGAAGCACACGTCGATCACGCCAGCATCTGGCCGTTCATGCTGGGCCTCAGCACGTTCATCATGTTCGTCGGCCTCTCGGGCATGACCAGCGTGGTCATCGAACTGCTCGGCGATCAACTCGCCAACAACTTGAACGAAGCAGCCATCTCCGATCCGGCGGCCTCTACGGATCTGATCGTCGGTTCCGGCGAAATGCGATGGGGCTACATCACCGCGTTCGTTGGCGGCCTCGGCCTCCTGCTTTACTCGCTGTTCAAGCTGGGGACCGAACAGTTCGAGGCGCCGACGATGAACGTCGCCGAGCGCTGGCCGTTCGAAGGAATCGACACCACGAAGTTCGGCGTCTGGGTGTTCCTGGCGTCCGACGTGATCGTCTTCGGTGCCGCCATCGGCGCGTACGTCTTCATGCGCCTGTGGTCCGGCTGGGGGACGTTCCACACGATTCCGAACTACACCTGGCCAGGGCTCCTCAACACGTACGTGCTTCTCACCTCGAGCTTCACGGTCATCCTTGCACTCGTGATGGCCGAACGCTCGAACAAGAAGGGCGTGCTGGCGACGCTCGGGGCAACGATCATCCTCGGCATCGGCTTCCTCGGCATCAAGGGCTGGGAGTGGGCTGGAAAGTTCGCAGATGGTGACTACTGGTTCAGCGGCCTCGAGTACTCGATGTACTACGTCACCACCGGCCTCCACGCGCTGCACGTGATCATGGGGCTCCTGATCGGGATCTTCATGCTCTACCGTGTCTACACGATCGATGCCTACCTGGGTGACAACCGACACCTGGAGTACTTCGGTCTCTACTGGCACTTCGTCGACATCGTCTGGGTCATCCTCTTCCCGCTGTTCTACCTGATGTAG
- a CDS encoding 4Fe-4S ferredoxin N-terminal domain-containing protein, with protein sequence MSDSADDSFHPLGPEWEADLEATLDETEYDTELGLAMAEDAMAVTAGELSEETFHERYHEAVLSEFGQDDRPTAEAAEQASQSRVESLTDLDGDVDRRAVLATLGAAGAALGLGNAVGDDRPESTAAQVDEGTETGVQWGMSIDLEICDGCLACMQACQQEHRWDPGMNWMYVMDWESPEADLNTGRGRLVRPCQHCTDAPCEKVCPTTARHTRGSDGLVLTDYDVCIGCRYCQVACPYGVNYFQWNEPYVPLNEIEENHYYDARGRPVSSRAPRGVMSKCTFCPTRQDGSRGQDAVGTTACEDACPPGAIQFGDMNDEESDPQQYLSDIPLARLQERNPDDEQLQAAVAILTGEEEPAESAAEGLTEEEARSLVDDAAGESAATFQLLAEVGTDPNVIYVGNEPGPHAEQVPGPISYEEAGLLDNEMDRLEEGTVRFE encoded by the coding sequence ATGAGTGATTCGGCGGACGATTCGTTCCACCCACTCGGCCCCGAGTGGGAGGCCGACCTCGAGGCGACGCTCGACGAGACCGAGTACGACACCGAGCTCGGACTCGCCATGGCCGAGGACGCGATGGCCGTCACGGCTGGTGAACTCTCCGAGGAAACCTTCCACGAGCGGTATCACGAGGCTGTGTTGTCGGAGTTCGGTCAGGATGACCGACCGACTGCCGAGGCTGCCGAGCAAGCGTCGCAGTCTCGAGTCGAATCGCTCACCGACCTCGATGGTGACGTCGATCGTCGGGCGGTGCTCGCGACACTCGGCGCAGCGGGAGCCGCTCTCGGGTTGGGAAATGCTGTCGGTGACGATCGGCCCGAATCGACCGCAGCACAGGTCGACGAAGGCACGGAGACGGGCGTCCAGTGGGGGATGTCGATCGACCTCGAGATCTGCGACGGGTGTCTGGCCTGTATGCAGGCCTGCCAGCAGGAACACCGGTGGGATCCGGGGATGAACTGGATGTACGTGATGGACTGGGAGTCGCCCGAGGCGGATCTCAACACCGGCCGAGGTCGCCTCGTTCGGCCGTGCCAACACTGCACCGACGCGCCCTGCGAGAAGGTCTGTCCGACGACGGCCAGACACACGAGGGGGTCGGACGGACTCGTCCTGACGGATTACGACGTCTGTATCGGCTGTCGGTACTGTCAGGTGGCCTGTCCCTACGGCGTCAACTATTTCCAGTGGAACGAGCCCTACGTTCCGCTCAACGAGATCGAGGAGAATCACTACTACGATGCCCGTGGGCGACCGGTCTCGAGCAGGGCTCCGCGCGGCGTCATGAGCAAGTGTACGTTCTGTCCGACCCGGCAGGACGGATCGCGCGGCCAGGACGCCGTCGGGACGACCGCGTGCGAGGACGCCTGCCCCCCGGGGGCGATTCAGTTCGGTGATATGAACGACGAAGAGAGCGACCCGCAGCAGTATCTTTCGGATATCCCTCTGGCCAGGCTCCAGGAGCGCAACCCCGACGACGAGCAACTACAGGCGGCGGTCGCTATTCTCACCGGCGAGGAAGAACCGGCGGAATCGGCTGCGGAGGGACTGACCGAAGAGGAAGCGCGATCCCTCGTCGACGACGCGGCCGGCGAAAGCGCCGCGACGTTTCAGCTACTCGCCGAGGTTGGAACCGACCCGAACGTCATCTACGTCGGCAACGAACCCGGTCCGCACGCGGAACAGGTTCCGGGCCCGATTAGCTACGAAGAAGCCGGCTTGCTAGACAACGAGATGGATCGTCTGGAGGAAGGGACGGTCCGGTTCGAATAG
- a CDS encoding 50S ribosomal protein L32e produces MSEDESDDAEAAVEEGTPESLEEISGVGASKADALREAGFESVDDVKEASQDDLAAVEGVGMALAARIKADVGDLEVDEETEAEIEDEAEPEAEDEAEDVETELQPRGLTEKEPDLSDEEGRLLTERHHEGKPQFNRQDYHKKKRTPESWRKPRGGLSKQRRGVKGKGPKVEAGYRTPTTVRGKHPSGFEEIRVENTDDLDGVDGDTEAVRIAGSVGARKRERIEEQAEDAGIRVLNPTYVEVEVDE; encoded by the coding sequence ATGTCCGAGGACGAATCTGACGACGCCGAAGCAGCAGTCGAGGAGGGAACTCCCGAGAGCTTAGAGGAGATCAGTGGCGTTGGCGCGAGCAAGGCCGACGCACTTCGCGAGGCCGGATTCGAGTCCGTCGACGACGTCAAAGAAGCCTCCCAGGACGACCTGGCGGCGGTCGAAGGCGTCGGTATGGCGCTTGCGGCCCGAATCAAGGCTGACGTCGGCGATCTCGAGGTCGACGAGGAGACCGAAGCCGAGATCGAAGACGAGGCCGAGCCCGAAGCGGAGGACGAGGCCGAAGACGTCGAGACCGAACTGCAGCCCCGGGGTCTGACCGAGAAGGAGCCCGATCTCTCCGACGAGGAGGGGCGGCTCCTGACCGAGCGGCACCACGAGGGCAAACCGCAGTTCAATCGACAGGACTACCACAAGAAAAAGCGGACGCCGGAATCCTGGCGAAAGCCGCGTGGTGGTCTCTCGAAGCAGCGCCGCGGCGTGAAGGGCAAGGGCCCGAAAGTCGAGGCCGGCTACCGGACGCCGACGACGGTGCGCGGCAAGCACCCGAGCGGATTCGAGGAAATCCGCGTCGAGAACACGGACGACTTAGACGGCGTCGACGGCGACACCGAAGCTGTTCGTATCGCCGGGTCGGTCGGTGCTCGCAAGCGCGAACGCATCGAAGAACAGGCCGAGGACGCAGGCATTCGCGTTCTCAACCCGACCTACGTCGAAGTGGAGGTAGACGAATGA
- a CDS encoding 50S ribosomal protein L6, with protein sequence MARTTLTIPDDVTVEVDHLDVTVDGPEGTVSRRLWYPDVTVEVDGDQVVIESDADDAKTTATVGTFESHVRNAFHGVTDNWEYEMEVFYSHFPMQVDVEGDEVVIENFLGEKAPRRTTIHGDTQVNVDGEAITLSGPNKEHVGQTAADIEQLTQVTGKDTRVFQDGVYITAKPSTGGA encoded by the coding sequence ATGGCACGAACAACACTCACCATACCCGACGACGTAACAGTCGAGGTCGACCATCTCGACGTGACGGTCGATGGGCCGGAAGGGACGGTCTCCCGTCGCCTCTGGTACCCGGACGTCACCGTCGAGGTAGATGGCGACCAGGTGGTTATCGAGAGCGACGCCGACGACGCCAAGACGACGGCGACGGTCGGCACGTTCGAGAGCCACGTCCGCAACGCCTTCCACGGCGTGACCGACAACTGGGAGTACGAGATGGAAGTCTTCTACTCACACTTCCCAATGCAGGTCGACGTCGAAGGCGACGAAGTCGTCATCGAGAACTTCCTCGGCGAGAAAGCACCGCGACGAACGACTATCCACGGTGATACCCAGGTGAACGTCGATGGCGAGGCCATCACGCTCTCCGGACCGAACAAAGAACACGTCGGCCAGACCGCAGCTGATATCGAGCAGCTGACCCAGGTCACTGGGAAGGACACGCGTGTCTTCCAGGACGGCGTCTACATCACCGCCAAACCCAGCACGGGAGGTGCCTGA